From a region of the Oryza sativa Japonica Group chromosome 6, ASM3414082v1 genome:
- the LOC4340507 gene encoding O-fucosyltransferase 7 isoform X2: MPLRRKVRGAAAAGRRAAVRWWLLSLAATGATVTAAAALLAVALHVSSSSAASGPASSSGVPYRLSKPREAGELRWEQEFAPPQLASPQSRKLDGAADDAGEKRWWLPAPSRGFTPCVAPSPAYKSPGPSRGYLLVLTNGGLNQMRAGISDMVAVARMLKATLIIPELDKKSFWHDKSNFSDVFDEEYFIHSLANDVKVEKKLPKDLVKAPKFVRYFKSWSGIDYYHDEIYPLWEHRQVIRAAKSDSRLANNYLPPDIQKLRCRAFFQALRFAPPIEALGNLLVERMRSFGPYIALHLRYEKDMLAFSGCTHGLSQTESEELAMIRENTSYWKVKDIDPLDQRSHGYCPLTPKEVGMFLSALGYPSSTPVYIAAGEIYGGESHVVDLLSRFPIMMNKEKLASAEELRPFRQYASQMAALDYIVSVESDVFIPSYSGNMARAVGGHRRFLGHRKTIIPDRKALVRLFDKVDGGLLNEGERLSRRIIDIHRKRQGSPRKRKGPVSGTKGNDRFRSEEAFYENPLPDCLCQPESPASDASVVSI; encoded by the exons ATGCCACTGCGGCGAAAGGTGAGGggtgccgccgcggcggggaggcgggcggcggtgcggtGGTGGCTGCTCTCGCTCGCCGCGACGGgcgccaccgtcaccgccgccgccgcgctgctcgccgtcgccctccacgtctcctcctcctccgccgcctccggccccgCTTCCTCCTCCGGCGTGCCCTACCGCCTCTCCAAG CCGCGGGAGGCCGGGGAGCTGAGGTGGGAGCAGGAGTTCGCGCCGCCGCAACTCGCTTCGCCGCAGTCGCGAAAG CTGGACGGCGCAGCCGATGACGCCGGGGAGAAGAGGTGGTGGCTGCCGGCACCGTCGCGCGGGTTCACGCCAtgcgtcgcgccgtcgccggcgtacAAAA GTCCTGGGCCATCGAGGGGGTACCTGCTGGTGCTCACGAATGGAGGGCTCAACCAGATGCGCGCTGGG ATCAGCGATATGGTAGCAGTTGCACGTATGCTCAAAGCTACTCTCATAATTCCAGAGCTTGATAAGAAATCATTTTGGCATGACAAAAG CAACTTCTCAGATGTATTTGATGAGGAATATTTTATTCATTCTTTGGCAAATGATGTGAAAGTTGAGAAAAAATTACCAAAGGATTTGGTGAAAGCTCCAAAGTTTGTTAGGTACTTCAAGAGCTGGTCTGGAATAGATTATTACCATGATGAGATTTATCCTCTGTGGGAGCACCGGCAG GTTATTCGTGCTGCTAAATCTGATTCTCGCCTTGCAAACAACTACCTTCCTCCTGATATTCAGAAGCTTCGCTGCCGAGCCTTTTTCCAGGCACTGAGATTTGCTCCTCCAATCGAAGCTTTAGGCAAT CTGTTGGTGGAGAGGATGAGATCGTTTGGACCATACATTGCTTTGCATTTACGTTATGAGAAGGATATGCTTGCTTTTAGTGGGTGCACACATGGTCTGTCACAGACCGAATCAGAGGAACTTGCAATGATCAG AGAAAACACAAGCTACTGGAAGGTAAAAGATATTGATCCATTGGATCAAAGATCCCATGGTTATTGTCCCTTGACACCAAAGGAGGTTGGTATGTTTCTTTCTGCTCTTGGATATCCATCGAGCACTCCGGTTTACATAGCGGCAGGGGAAATATATGGCGGTGAATCTCATGTGGTTGATTTGCTATCACGCTTTCCAATTATGATGAACAAG GAGAAGCTTGCCTCAGCTGAAGAACTACGACCATTCAGGCAATATGCTTCTCAAATGGCAGCTTTAGACTACATTGTTTCAGTGGAGAGTGATGTCTTTATTCCATCATATTCGGGGAACATGGCACGGGCTGTCGGGGGTCATCGTCGTTTTCTTGGCCACAGGAAGACCATCATTCCTGACAG GAAAGCATTAGTTCGCTTGTTTGATAAAGTTGATGGTGGATTACTGAACGAAGGGGAGAGACTATCACGAAGGATAATAGATATCCATCGGAAAAG ACAAGGATCTCCGAGGAAAAGGAAAGGTCCTGTATCAGGAACAAAAGGCAACGATAGGTTTCGGTCAGAAGAGGCATTTTATGAGAACCCTCTTCCTGACTGCCTGTGTCAACCGGAGTCCCCAGCCAGCGATGCTTCTGTGGTCAGCATCTAG
- the LOC4340508 gene encoding 26.2 kDa heat shock protein, mitochondrial, with product MASTVALKGRPLATLLRQLLAADAPPAATGRPVAAAPAASGKPVTAPAAATATNAASRRLYNTEGAPLRRYDVVDESGTDSGDEYDATDDGRRLTVPFFFSASDVLDPFGAPTSLGRLLALMEDAAVATAAAPGTNGLATAAARRGGWWVAKEDDDAVHLKVSMPGLGKEHVKVWAEQNSLVIKGEGEKDPEDDADAAPPRYTRRIELPADAFKMDKIKAEMKNGVLRVAVPKLKEEERKDVFQVNVE from the exons ATGGCTTCCACCGTCGCCCTCAAGGGCCGCCCGCTCGCCACCCTCCTCAGgcagctcctcgccgccgacgcgccgcccgccgccaccgggaggcccgtcgccgccgctcccgccgcctccgggaagcccgtgaccgcccccgccgccgcgaccgccaccaacgccgcctcccgccgcctgTACAACACCGAgggcgcgccgctccgccgctacGACGTCGTCGACGAGTCCGGCACCGACAGCGGCGACGAGTACGACGCCACCGACGacggccgccgcctcaccgtccccttcttcttctccgccTCCG ACGTGCTCGACCCGTTCGGCGCGCCGACGAGCCTGGGACGACTGCTGGCCCTGATggaggacgcggcggtggcgacggcggcggcgccggggaccAACGGCCTCGCAACCGCGGCTGCACGGCGCGGCGGGTGGTGGGTGGcgaaggaggacgacgacgcggtgCACCTCAAGGTCTCGATGCCCGGGCTGGGGAAGGAGCACGTGAAGGTGTGGGCGGAGCAGAACAGCCTGGTGATCAAGGGCGAGGGGGAGAAGGACCCggaggacgacgccgacgccgcgccgccgcgctacACCCGCCGCATCGAGCTCCCCGCCGACGCGTTCAAAATGGACAAGATCAAGGCGGAGATGAAGAACGGCGTGCTCAGGGTGGCCGTGCCCAAGCTCAAGGAGGAGGAGCGCAAGGACGTCTTCCAGGTCAATGTCGAGTAG
- the LOC4340507 gene encoding O-fucosyltransferase 7 isoform X1 — MPLRRKVRGAAAAGRRAAVRWWLLSLAATGATVTAAAALLAVALHVSSSSAASGPASSSGVPYRLSKQPREAGELRWEQEFAPPQLASPQSRKLDGAADDAGEKRWWLPAPSRGFTPCVAPSPAYKSPGPSRGYLLVLTNGGLNQMRAGISDMVAVARMLKATLIIPELDKKSFWHDKSNFSDVFDEEYFIHSLANDVKVEKKLPKDLVKAPKFVRYFKSWSGIDYYHDEIYPLWEHRQVIRAAKSDSRLANNYLPPDIQKLRCRAFFQALRFAPPIEALGNLLVERMRSFGPYIALHLRYEKDMLAFSGCTHGLSQTESEELAMIRENTSYWKVKDIDPLDQRSHGYCPLTPKEVGMFLSALGYPSSTPVYIAAGEIYGGESHVVDLLSRFPIMMNKEKLASAEELRPFRQYASQMAALDYIVSVESDVFIPSYSGNMARAVGGHRRFLGHRKTIIPDRKALVRLFDKVDGGLLNEGERLSRRIIDIHRKRQGSPRKRKGPVSGTKGNDRFRSEEAFYENPLPDCLCQPESPASDASVVSI, encoded by the exons ATGCCACTGCGGCGAAAGGTGAGGggtgccgccgcggcggggaggcgggcggcggtgcggtGGTGGCTGCTCTCGCTCGCCGCGACGGgcgccaccgtcaccgccgccgccgcgctgctcgccgtcgccctccacgtctcctcctcctccgccgcctccggccccgCTTCCTCCTCCGGCGTGCCCTACCGCCTCTCCAAG caGCCGCGGGAGGCCGGGGAGCTGAGGTGGGAGCAGGAGTTCGCGCCGCCGCAACTCGCTTCGCCGCAGTCGCGAAAG CTGGACGGCGCAGCCGATGACGCCGGGGAGAAGAGGTGGTGGCTGCCGGCACCGTCGCGCGGGTTCACGCCAtgcgtcgcgccgtcgccggcgtacAAAA GTCCTGGGCCATCGAGGGGGTACCTGCTGGTGCTCACGAATGGAGGGCTCAACCAGATGCGCGCTGGG ATCAGCGATATGGTAGCAGTTGCACGTATGCTCAAAGCTACTCTCATAATTCCAGAGCTTGATAAGAAATCATTTTGGCATGACAAAAG CAACTTCTCAGATGTATTTGATGAGGAATATTTTATTCATTCTTTGGCAAATGATGTGAAAGTTGAGAAAAAATTACCAAAGGATTTGGTGAAAGCTCCAAAGTTTGTTAGGTACTTCAAGAGCTGGTCTGGAATAGATTATTACCATGATGAGATTTATCCTCTGTGGGAGCACCGGCAG GTTATTCGTGCTGCTAAATCTGATTCTCGCCTTGCAAACAACTACCTTCCTCCTGATATTCAGAAGCTTCGCTGCCGAGCCTTTTTCCAGGCACTGAGATTTGCTCCTCCAATCGAAGCTTTAGGCAAT CTGTTGGTGGAGAGGATGAGATCGTTTGGACCATACATTGCTTTGCATTTACGTTATGAGAAGGATATGCTTGCTTTTAGTGGGTGCACACATGGTCTGTCACAGACCGAATCAGAGGAACTTGCAATGATCAG AGAAAACACAAGCTACTGGAAGGTAAAAGATATTGATCCATTGGATCAAAGATCCCATGGTTATTGTCCCTTGACACCAAAGGAGGTTGGTATGTTTCTTTCTGCTCTTGGATATCCATCGAGCACTCCGGTTTACATAGCGGCAGGGGAAATATATGGCGGTGAATCTCATGTGGTTGATTTGCTATCACGCTTTCCAATTATGATGAACAAG GAGAAGCTTGCCTCAGCTGAAGAACTACGACCATTCAGGCAATATGCTTCTCAAATGGCAGCTTTAGACTACATTGTTTCAGTGGAGAGTGATGTCTTTATTCCATCATATTCGGGGAACATGGCACGGGCTGTCGGGGGTCATCGTCGTTTTCTTGGCCACAGGAAGACCATCATTCCTGACAG GAAAGCATTAGTTCGCTTGTTTGATAAAGTTGATGGTGGATTACTGAACGAAGGGGAGAGACTATCACGAAGGATAATAGATATCCATCGGAAAAG ACAAGGATCTCCGAGGAAAAGGAAAGGTCCTGTATCAGGAACAAAAGGCAACGATAGGTTTCGGTCAGAAGAGGCATTTTATGAGAACCCTCTTCCTGACTGCCTGTGTCAACCGGAGTCCCCAGCCAGCGATGCTTCTGTGGTCAGCATCTAG